In a single window of the Balneolaceae bacterium genome:
- the fni gene encoding type 2 isopentenyl-diphosphate Delta-isomerase, protein MSIGRRKRDHVELSVSGEVDYTRATGFGDYRLLHEALPELDLEEVDTSCTLLGRTFDFPLFVSSMTGGYTEAGAVNAILAEFCEEYNLPMGVGSQRIMLEEPETASSFSVVRERAPGAFIAANIGGAQLVGGLPDEQVRLLTESIAADAVIVHLNPLQELMQPEGDRNFRGVEEGIARLVEQAGCPVIVKETGAGISARTGRSLLELGVQVLDTSGAGGTSWARIENLRQESGSARHDFDNWGIPTVTCVLGLQELRADYNFEMIASGGVRSAFDIAKAFCLGADFAAAAQPLIRAIHEDGADGLRKHYLGWREDLRTILLLTGCRTPAEWGPNHLRAVG, encoded by the coding sequence ATGAGCATCGGAAGGCGAAAGAGGGATCACGTGGAGCTTTCCGTCTCGGGAGAGGTGGACTATACCCGGGCCACCGGCTTCGGCGACTACCGGCTGCTGCACGAGGCCCTGCCGGAACTGGACCTGGAGGAGGTGGATACCTCCTGCACGCTGCTGGGACGCACCTTCGACTTTCCTCTCTTCGTCTCCTCCATGACGGGCGGATACACCGAGGCTGGGGCCGTCAACGCCATCCTGGCTGAATTTTGCGAAGAATACAACCTGCCCATGGGCGTGGGGTCCCAGCGCATCATGCTCGAGGAACCGGAGACCGCCTCCTCTTTTTCGGTGGTGCGCGAACGGGCCCCCGGCGCTTTTATCGCCGCCAACATCGGCGGCGCCCAGCTCGTCGGGGGGCTCCCCGACGAACAGGTGCGACTGCTGACCGAATCTATCGCCGCCGATGCGGTGATCGTACATCTGAATCCCCTTCAGGAACTCATGCAGCCCGAGGGCGATCGCAACTTCCGGGGCGTGGAGGAGGGCATCGCCCGCCTGGTGGAGCAGGCCGGCTGTCCGGTGATCGTCAAGGAGACCGGCGCAGGCATCTCTGCCCGCACCGGTAGGAGCCTGCTGGAATTGGGCGTGCAGGTGCTCGACACCTCCGGCGCTGGCGGCACCAGCTGGGCCCGAATCGAGAACCTGCGGCAGGAGTCCGGTTCCGCACGCCATGATTTCGACAACTGGGGCATCCCCACCGTGACCTGCGTCCTCGGGCTTCAGGAGCTGCGCGCGGACTACAACTTCGAGATGATCGCCTCGGGCGGGGTGCGCAGCGCCTTCGACATCGCCAAGGCCTTCTGCCTGGGGGCGGACTTTGCGGCCGCCGCCCAGCCCCTGATTCGGGCCATCCATGAGGACGGAGCCGACGGGCTCCGCAAACACTATCTCGGGTGGAGGGAGGATTTGCGGACCATCCTGCTTCTGACGGGCTGCCGCACCCCCGCCGAATGGGGACCCAACCACCTGCGCGCCGTGGGATGA
- a CDS encoding DUF2480 family protein, whose product MSTAADGTIENKVKQSDKLVTLDLQQYWDDTPVHGLDLKDFLVEGLMLKEEVFRECIDNYDWKQHRGAYLAVHCSTDAIISKWAWMLVAARAAGSARDVLTGRPRDVRTELYRRQLEEVDWERFRDKFVILKGCSSKEKPVPESVYLYASTRLVPLVKKLMYGEACSNVPVYRG is encoded by the coding sequence ATGAGCACCGCGGCCGACGGAACCATCGAAAACAAGGTCAAGCAGTCCGACAAGCTCGTCACGCTTGACTTGCAGCAGTACTGGGACGACACCCCGGTGCACGGGCTGGATCTGAAGGATTTCCTCGTGGAGGGTCTGATGCTCAAGGAGGAGGTATTCCGCGAGTGCATCGACAACTACGACTGGAAGCAACACCGCGGCGCCTACCTGGCCGTACACTGCTCCACCGACGCCATCATCTCCAAGTGGGCGTGGATGCTGGTGGCCGCCCGCGCGGCCGGCAGCGCCAGGGATGTGCTAACCGGCCGCCCCCGGGACGTCCGCACCGAACTTTACCGCCGGCAGCTGGAGGAGGTGGACTGGGAGCGCTTCCGCGATAAGTTTGTCATCCTGAAGGGCTGCAGCTCCAAAGAGAAGCCGGTGCCCGAAAGCGTCTACCTGTACGCCTCCACCAGGCTGGTACCCCTTGTCAAGAAGCTGATGTACGGGGAGGCCTGCTCCAACGTACCGGTCTACCGGGGCTGA
- the sufB gene encoding Fe-S cluster assembly protein SufB, giving the protein MSETEALESYVGGEYKYGFTTDVEYEDFPSGISEEVIREISRRKDEPEWMTEFRLEAYRKWQEMEEPDWPNVEYEKPDFDNIQYYSAPKNKSGKDRPESLDDIDPEIKETYDKLGIPLEEQKMLQGVAVDAVFDSVSIFTTFKEKLAEAGVIFCSISEAIQDHPELVKKYLGSVVPKGDNYFAALNSAVFSDGSFCYVPKDTVCPMELSTYFRINNMQSGQFERTLIICEENSHVSYLEGCTAPMFQETQLHAAVVELVALEDAEIKYSTIQNWYSGDEKGRGGIFNFVTKRGHCRGDRSKISWTQVETGAAITWKYPSVILQGDDSVGEFFSVAVTDNRQQADTGTKMIHIGKNTKSTIISKGISAGESNNSYRGLVKISPRADNARNYSQCDSMLIGQTCGAHTFPYIESGNPTAKVEHEATTSRVGEDQIFYLQQRGMDEDDAISLIVNGFCKEVLKELPMEFAVEANKLLGIKLEGSVG; this is encoded by the coding sequence ATGAGTGAAACCGAAGCCCTGGAATCCTACGTTGGCGGTGAGTACAAGTACGGCTTTACTACGGATGTGGAATACGAGGATTTTCCCTCAGGCATCAGCGAGGAGGTCATCCGTGAAATATCCCGCCGCAAGGACGAGCCCGAGTGGATGACCGAGTTCCGCCTGGAGGCTTACCGCAAGTGGCAGGAGATGGAGGAGCCCGACTGGCCCAACGTGGAGTACGAGAAGCCCGACTTCGATAATATTCAGTACTATTCGGCGCCCAAAAACAAGAGCGGCAAGGACCGTCCGGAGAGTCTGGACGACATCGACCCTGAAATCAAGGAAACCTACGACAAGCTGGGCATCCCGCTCGAAGAACAGAAGATGCTGCAGGGGGTTGCCGTGGACGCGGTCTTCGACAGCGTCTCCATCTTCACCACCTTCAAGGAGAAACTGGCTGAAGCGGGCGTGATTTTCTGCTCCATCTCCGAGGCGATCCAGGACCATCCCGAACTGGTCAAGAAGTATCTCGGATCGGTGGTGCCAAAAGGCGACAATTACTTTGCTGCCCTCAACTCCGCCGTATTTTCCGACGGCTCCTTCTGCTACGTGCCGAAAGACACGGTCTGTCCCATGGAGCTCTCCACCTATTTCCGCATCAACAACATGCAGTCCGGGCAGTTCGAGCGCACGCTCATCATCTGCGAGGAAAATAGTCATGTGAGCTATCTGGAGGGATGCACCGCCCCCATGTTTCAGGAAACCCAGCTTCACGCCGCCGTGGTCGAGCTGGTGGCCCTCGAGGACGCCGAAATCAAGTACTCCACCATTCAGAACTGGTACTCAGGCGACGAAAAGGGGCGGGGTGGCATCTTCAATTTTGTGACCAAGCGCGGCCACTGCCGCGGCGACCGCTCCAAGATTTCATGGACCCAGGTGGAAACCGGCGCTGCGATTACCTGGAAGTACCCCAGCGTGATTCTGCAGGGCGACGACTCGGTAGGCGAGTTTTTCTCGGTGGCCGTGACCGACAATCGGCAGCAGGCTGACACCGGCACCAAAATGATCCATATCGGCAAAAACACCAAAAGCACCATCATTTCGAAGGGCATCTCCGCCGGCGAGTCGAACAACAGCTACCGGGGCCTGGTCAAGATATCCCCGCGGGCTGACAACGCCCGCAACTACTCGCAGTGCGACTCCATGCTTATCGGGCAGACCTGCGGCGCCCACACCTTTCCCTACATCGAGTCCGGAAACCCTACCGCCAAGGTGGAGCACGAGGCGACCACCAGCCGTGTGGGCGAGGATCAGATTTTCTACCTGCAGCAACGCGGCATGGATGAGGACGATGCCATCAGCCTCATCGTAAACGGCTTCTGCAAGGAAGTCCTCAAGGAGCTTCCCATGGAATTCGCCGTGGAGGCCAACAAGCTGCTCGGCATCAAGCTTGAAGGCAGTGTGGGCTAG
- the sufC gene encoding Fe-S cluster assembly ATPase SufC — MLEIKDLHVIVEEEGTEILKGVNLTVNPGEIHAIMGPNGSGKSTLAKAVSGHPTYEVTRGDILFEGESVLELDPEERAHLGIFLAFQYPVEVPGVTNATLMRQAYNTIAPKQGREELDPIQFDDYVRERLELVDMKEEFLERSVNAGFSGGEKKRNEIFQMAVLRPRLSFLDETDSGLDIDALKIVADGVNQLSGDDNAVVMITHYQRILDYVVPDHVHVMLDGKIVKSGDKDLALKLEEKGYDWLDDLASVSVNGEPN, encoded by the coding sequence GTGTTAGAGATCAAGGATTTACATGTGATAGTCGAAGAAGAGGGGACCGAGATCCTGAAAGGGGTCAACCTGACCGTCAACCCCGGTGAAATTCACGCCATTATGGGACCCAACGGCAGCGGCAAGAGTACGCTCGCCAAGGCGGTCTCCGGCCATCCCACCTACGAGGTGACCAGGGGCGACATCCTCTTCGAAGGGGAGAGCGTCCTGGAGTTGGATCCCGAGGAGCGGGCCCACCTGGGTATTTTCCTCGCCTTCCAGTATCCCGTGGAGGTGCCGGGCGTGACCAACGCCACCCTCATGCGGCAGGCCTACAACACCATCGCCCCCAAGCAGGGCCGAGAGGAGCTGGACCCCATCCAGTTCGACGACTACGTAAGGGAGCGCCTGGAGCTGGTCGACATGAAGGAGGAATTCCTGGAGCGCAGCGTGAACGCAGGCTTCAGCGGAGGCGAGAAAAAACGAAACGAAATTTTCCAGATGGCGGTGCTTCGCCCTCGCCTATCCTTCCTGGACGAGACCGACTCGGGCCTGGACATCGACGCGCTCAAAATCGTAGCCGACGGCGTCAATCAGCTCTCCGGCGACGACAATGCTGTGGTGATGATCACCCACTACCAGCGCATCCTGGATTACGTGGTCCCCGATCACGTCCACGTCATGCTGGACGGCAAGATCGTCAAGTCGGGCGACAAGGATCTGGCCCTCAAACTCGAGGAGAAGGGCTACGACTGGCTGGACGACCTGGCGTCCGTATCCGTCAACGGAGAACCGAACTGA
- a CDS encoding cysteine desulfurase: MADTITRQQKDGAVDFDRLREDFPVLARQVNGRSLVYLDNAASSQMPRQVAERLHRYHTAEHANVHRGIHTLSQQATDAYESTRRKVRTFLNAPDDGEIVYTTGTTDSINLVASSWAEHFLEEGDEILLTEIEHHANIVPWQMAARKTGASITVAPVNDRGELDRDAFSDRLGERTALVALGHVSNALGTVHPVGELIAEAHACGVPVLVDGAQAVPHSPVDLKELDADFYAFSSHKMCGPTGFGILYAKKEHLERMPPYRGGGDMIEKVTFEESTWNHIPHKFEAGTPPIAAGIGLGAAVDYLSSIGMERIEQREQELLAYVTGKLQEIAGLRIVGTAAEKASVISFVLEDIHATDVGTILNQQGVAVRTGHHCAQPTMRRFGVPATVRASLSFYNSFEDIDRLADGVRKAKEFF, from the coding sequence ATGGCGGATACGATCACACGGCAGCAAAAGGACGGGGCAGTCGACTTCGACCGTCTGCGTGAAGACTTTCCCGTACTCGCCCGGCAGGTGAACGGACGCTCCCTGGTCTATCTCGACAATGCCGCCTCCAGCCAGATGCCCCGCCAGGTGGCCGAACGCCTACACCGCTACCACACGGCCGAGCACGCCAACGTGCACCGGGGCATTCACACCCTGAGCCAGCAGGCCACCGACGCCTACGAGTCCACCAGGCGGAAGGTGCGCACCTTTCTCAACGCACCTGACGACGGGGAGATCGTCTACACCACAGGCACCACCGACTCCATCAACCTGGTCGCCTCCTCCTGGGCGGAGCATTTCCTGGAAGAGGGCGACGAGATCCTGCTCACCGAAATCGAGCATCACGCCAACATTGTGCCCTGGCAGATGGCCGCCCGCAAAACCGGGGCAAGCATCACCGTGGCCCCGGTCAATGACCGCGGGGAGCTGGACCGCGATGCCTTTTCCGACCGCCTGGGCGAACGCACCGCACTTGTGGCGCTGGGACACGTTTCCAACGCCCTGGGTACGGTACATCCGGTGGGCGAGCTCATCGCCGAGGCCCACGCCTGCGGCGTCCCCGTGCTGGTGGACGGGGCGCAGGCCGTGCCTCACAGTCCGGTGGACCTGAAGGAGCTGGACGCCGACTTCTACGCCTTCTCCTCCCACAAGATGTGCGGGCCGACCGGCTTCGGCATCCTCTACGCAAAGAAGGAGCACCTGGAAAGGATGCCGCCTTATAGAGGAGGAGGGGATATGATCGAGAAGGTCACCTTCGAGGAGAGCACCTGGAACCATATCCCACACAAGTTTGAGGCGGGCACCCCGCCCATCGCAGCCGGCATCGGCCTGGGTGCCGCTGTCGACTACCTCTCCAGTATAGGCATGGAGCGCATTGAACAGCGCGAACAGGAGCTGCTTGCTTATGTCACCGGTAAGCTGCAGGAGATTGCTGGACTGCGCATCGTAGGTACCGCCGCCGAGAAAGCCTCCGTCATCTCCTTCGTGCTGGAGGATATTCACGCCACCGACGTGGGTACCATTCTGAACCAGCAGGGCGTGGCCGTCCGCACCGGGCACCACTGCGCACAGCCCACCATGCGGCGATTCGGCGTGCCGGCCACTGTCCGTGCCTCCCTCTCTTTCTACAACTCCTTCGAAGACATCGACCGGCTGGCGGATGGGGTGCGCAAGGCCAAGGAATTCTTTTGA
- a CDS encoding iron-sulfur cluster assembly accessory protein: protein MSITVTERAARRINEIRREKEIPDEALLRVGVVSGGCSGLTYELDFDTGDADPGSEEKLFEDKGIRLVVDMRSFLYLSGTSLDYTEGLEGEGFHFHNPNASRTCSCGESFSI from the coding sequence ATGTCCATCACCGTTACCGAACGAGCTGCGCGGCGCATCAACGAGATCCGCCGCGAAAAGGAGATACCTGATGAGGCCCTGCTGAGGGTCGGCGTGGTAAGCGGAGGCTGCAGCGGACTCACCTACGAACTGGACTTTGACACGGGAGATGCAGATCCCGGGAGCGAGGAGAAGCTATTCGAAGACAAGGGCATACGTTTGGTCGTCGACATGCGCTCCTTCCTCTACCTGTCGGGCACCTCTCTGGACTACACCGAGGGGCTGGAGGGCGAGGGCTTCCACTTCCACAACCCCAACGCCAGCCGCACCTGCTCCTGCGGCGAATCCTTTTCCATCTGA
- a CDS encoding phosphate acyltransferase, whose protein sequence is MNVMQRLYERTRARRPRMVLPEASDERVRAAAVRLADEGLCQVILLGSDARAGEALRVLDPERESDRAPLADYLREMRRGQDPPPGREEAHRLLRDPLTFAACLVGSGGAEGAVAGAAHPTSQVIRAALRYIGMRDGISLVSSIFLMELADGRTVTYGDCGVVPYPDEEQLAGIARESARSHRMLTGGEPRVAMLSFSTLGSSSHERADLVRRATERVRRDAPELAVDGEMQFDAALLPEVAEKKCPGSPVGGRATVFVFPNLDAGNIAYKITERLADARATGPILQGLARSMMDLSRGCSADDIVNAACVASVMGEGEEGGQGGIRV, encoded by the coding sequence ATGAACGTAATGCAGCGACTCTACGAACGCACGCGGGCCCGACGCCCCCGCATGGTGCTTCCCGAAGCCTCCGACGAACGGGTGCGGGCGGCCGCCGTCCGCCTGGCCGACGAGGGACTCTGCCAGGTGATTCTGCTGGGATCCGATGCAAGGGCAGGCGAGGCCCTGCGCGTCCTCGACCCCGAACGGGAGTCCGACCGCGCGCCGCTGGCAGACTACCTACGGGAAATGAGGAGAGGTCAGGATCCGCCCCCCGGAAGGGAAGAGGCGCACCGCCTGCTGCGCGACCCTCTCACCTTCGCCGCTTGCCTGGTGGGCTCCGGCGGGGCGGAAGGCGCCGTGGCGGGCGCGGCGCATCCCACGTCGCAGGTGATACGCGCAGCGCTGCGCTACATCGGTATGCGAGATGGAATTTCGCTGGTCTCCAGCATCTTTCTCATGGAGCTGGCTGACGGGCGCACCGTAACCTACGGCGACTGCGGGGTGGTGCCCTACCCCGACGAGGAACAGCTGGCCGGCATCGCGCGGGAATCGGCCCGCAGCCACCGCATGCTAACGGGAGGAGAGCCGCGGGTGGCCATGCTCTCCTTTTCCACCCTGGGGAGTTCCAGCCACGAGCGCGCCGACCTGGTGCGACGCGCTACCGAAAGGGTGCGGCGAGACGCCCCGGAGCTGGCCGTGGACGGAGAGATGCAGTTCGATGCGGCACTGCTGCCGGAAGTGGCCGAAAAGAAGTGTCCCGGTTCGCCGGTCGGGGGACGTGCCACGGTATTCGTCTTTCCCAACCTTGATGCCGGCAATATCGCCTATAAAATCACCGAACGGCTTGCGGACGCCCGCGCTACGGGACCCATTCTTCAGGGTCTTGCGCGTTCCATGATGGATCTGTCGCGCGGCTGTTCGGCCGATGATATTGTCAATGCGGCCTGCGTGGCCTCCGTCATGGGGGAGGGGGAAGAGGGCGGACAGGGGGGCATTCGAGTTTAA
- a CDS encoding NifU family protein: protein MPKIKEIERTPNPDAMRFVLGEPLTNGVTKSYEKPSDAENDDLASALFAIDHVINVYYVDKYVTVTQDGEAVWSELLRRLAPPIREATPQTDAVEDEEVHASKEVQESDDPRLFEINKMLDEQVRPYLLADGGGLKILGLDGNRLKVHYQGACGTCPTATSGTLYAIESMVKRIDPELQVVSV, encoded by the coding sequence ATGCCCAAGATCAAGGAAATTGAACGAACACCGAACCCCGACGCCATGCGCTTCGTGCTGGGGGAGCCGCTGACCAACGGCGTAACCAAATCCTACGAAAAGCCCTCTGATGCGGAGAACGACGACCTGGCCTCGGCCCTTTTTGCCATCGACCACGTGATCAACGTCTACTACGTGGACAAGTACGTGACGGTCACACAGGACGGCGAGGCCGTATGGTCGGAGCTGCTCCGCAGACTGGCCCCGCCCATTCGGGAGGCCACGCCCCAGACCGACGCTGTAGAGGACGAGGAGGTGCACGCCAGCAAGGAGGTGCAGGAGTCAGACGATCCGCGCCTTTTCGAGATCAACAAGATGCTCGACGAACAGGTGCGCCCCTACCTGCTGGCCGACGGAGGGGGACTCAAAATCCTGGGGCTGGACGGCAACCGCCTGAAAGTGCACTACCAGGGCGCCTGCGGTACCTGTCCCACGGCCACCTCGGGCACCCTCTATGCCATCGAAAGCATGGTCAAACGCATCGATCCCGAGCTGCAGGTAGTTTCCGTCTGA
- the sufD gene encoding Fe-S cluster assembly protein SufD, with translation MSKTLQDLRDNFLINHLGRQDLDGRSALLDGLRRKGAEDVRSTPFPQPKDEDWRFISLRDLYRDEYVHASQVEAEPGDFSGHYLPECEGSRLVFVNGRYAPERSSVEALPGDVTAGSLAELAGSHPAVEEHLNRYGNFESDAFSSFNSAYADDGAFIHVAEGVEAGPPVQLLFVQTDADRPYFTTPRILVVAEEDADLTLVEDHIGLAGNKYFSLPVVEINLERRAMVRHTKLQRESREAIHVARTAAHVRSHSNYESYTVTLGARLSRNEPRITQLEEDVKFTVDGLVLIDGEQVSDTHSVMDHRFPTAQSHQLHKCVINDKAHSVFNGKIFVRQHAQKIDSFQENRNLLLSRKGLVNTKPQLEIFADDVVCTHGATVGQLEDDEVFYLKSRGLTDKQARELLTYAFALETIENISVESVQKLLVEEVHAYTDRQLDSELVA, from the coding sequence ATGAGCAAGACCCTGCAAGACCTACGAGACAACTTCCTGATCAACCACCTCGGCCGACAGGATCTGGACGGGCGATCAGCCCTGCTGGACGGCCTGCGCCGCAAGGGGGCCGAAGACGTGCGCAGTACGCCTTTTCCCCAACCCAAGGACGAGGACTGGCGTTTTATAAGCCTCCGCGACCTCTATAGAGATGAGTACGTGCACGCCTCGCAGGTGGAGGCGGAACCCGGCGACTTCTCCGGGCACTACTTGCCCGAGTGCGAGGGTTCCCGTCTGGTCTTCGTCAACGGCCGCTATGCACCGGAACGCTCGTCCGTGGAGGCACTCCCCGGGGACGTGACTGCGGGGAGCCTGGCCGAACTGGCCGGCAGTCATCCCGCTGTGGAGGAGCACCTGAACCGCTACGGCAACTTCGAGAGCGACGCCTTCAGCTCCTTCAACAGCGCCTATGCCGACGACGGGGCCTTTATCCATGTGGCCGAGGGCGTGGAGGCGGGTCCGCCCGTGCAGCTTCTTTTTGTGCAGACCGACGCCGACCGCCCCTACTTCACCACCCCGCGCATCCTGGTGGTGGCCGAGGAGGACGCGGACCTGACGCTGGTGGAAGATCACATCGGCCTGGCCGGCAACAAGTACTTCAGCCTCCCGGTGGTAGAGATCAACCTGGAGCGCCGCGCCATGGTGCGGCATACCAAGCTGCAGCGCGAAAGCCGCGAGGCCATCCATGTCGCCCGCACCGCTGCGCACGTGCGAAGCCATTCCAACTACGAATCCTATACCGTTACCTTGGGGGCGAGGCTCTCCCGCAACGAGCCGCGCATCACGCAGCTTGAGGAGGATGTGAAATTTACCGTGGACGGGCTGGTGCTCATCGACGGGGAGCAGGTGTCCGACACCCATTCGGTGATGGACCACCGCTTTCCCACGGCCCAAAGCCACCAACTCCACAAGTGCGTGATCAACGACAAGGCCCACTCGGTCTTCAACGGCAAGATCTTTGTGCGTCAGCACGCCCAGAAGATCGACTCCTTCCAGGAAAACCGGAACCTGCTGCTCTCCCGCAAGGGGCTGGTCAACACCAAGCCCCAGCTGGAGATTTTCGCCGACGACGTGGTCTGTACGCACGGCGCCACCGTGGGACAGCTGGAGGACGATGAGGTATTCTACCTGAAGAGCCGCGGGCTCACCGATAAGCAGGCCCGCGAACTGCTTACCTACGCATTCGCCCTGGAAACCATCGAAAATATTTCGGTGGAATCCGTGCAGAAACTGCTGGTGGAAGAGGTGCACGCCTACACCGACCGGCAGCTCGATTCCGAACTGGTGGCCTGA
- a CDS encoding SDR family oxidoreductase — MDNAHVYALVTGASRGIGLSVSQALLRSGARVIGTARSSAFPDGLVSHERFEGLYVDLADRAQMEERLRPLFGRKEPPRVLVNNAGINEAAPMDQDDGSWLDNWRHTMHVNLESPALLSKWALACWKDGEGSLRSASSEDAQPVRGLLVNISSRAAYRGDTQEYASYAASKGGLVAFTKSVARDFGRHGISAYSIAPGFIDTDMAEEAVETYGRDYLTRGMAFDRITSPEEVGELVAFLASGRVPHMTGATFHINGGSYMN, encoded by the coding sequence ATGGACAACGCACACGTGTACGCGCTGGTCACCGGCGCCTCGCGCGGCATAGGACTCAGCGTCTCTCAGGCTCTCCTTCGCTCCGGTGCGCGGGTCATCGGCACCGCCCGTAGCTCCGCCTTTCCTGACGGGCTGGTTTCCCATGAGCGTTTTGAGGGCCTGTACGTAGATCTTGCCGACCGCGCTCAGATGGAGGAACGTCTTCGGCCGCTTTTCGGGCGTAAGGAGCCCCCGCGCGTGCTGGTCAACAACGCCGGCATCAATGAGGCCGCGCCGATGGACCAGGACGACGGTTCGTGGCTGGATAACTGGCGTCACACCATGCACGTCAACCTGGAGTCCCCGGCGCTGCTCTCCAAGTGGGCCCTGGCGTGCTGGAAAGACGGTGAGGGCAGCCTGCGCAGCGCTTCCTCCGAAGACGCCCAGCCGGTACGCGGACTGCTGGTTAACATCTCCTCCCGCGCGGCCTACCGGGGGGATACCCAGGAATACGCCTCCTACGCCGCCTCCAAGGGAGGTCTTGTGGCCTTCACCAAAAGTGTGGCGCGCGACTTCGGACGGCACGGTATCTCCGCCTACAGCATCGCCCCCGGTTTTATCGACACCGACATGGCCGAGGAGGCCGTGGAGACCTACGGGCGCGACTACCTGACCCGCGGCATGGCCTTTGACCGGATTACCTCCCCGGAGGAGGTGGGCGAGCTGGTGGCCTTCCTGGCCTCCGGCCGGGTGCCGCACATGACCGGTGCCACCTTCCACATCAACGGCGGATCCTACATGAACTGA
- a CDS encoding GNAT family N-acetyltransferase: MQPPISTGIEDFSIRFADEGDTPLVMRFIRELAAYEKLLDEVVADEQMLHAHLFGEQPRAEVLIGEEGGEPAGFALFFHTFSTFLGRPGLYLEDLYVRPECRGRGYGRALLGCLARLAVERGCGRLEWAVLNWNEPAIGFYESLDARPMDDWTVYRLTGEPLQRLSDAFEKGEGSP, from the coding sequence ATGCAGCCTCCCATTTCCACCGGTATAGAAGATTTCTCCATCCGCTTCGCCGATGAAGGAGACACCCCCCTGGTGATGCGCTTCATTCGCGAGCTGGCCGCCTACGAGAAGCTGCTCGACGAGGTGGTGGCCGACGAGCAGATGCTGCACGCACACCTTTTCGGGGAGCAGCCGCGCGCGGAGGTGCTGATCGGGGAGGAGGGCGGGGAGCCCGCCGGCTTCGCCCTCTTCTTCCACACCTTCTCCACCTTCCTGGGACGCCCGGGCCTCTACCTGGAGGATCTCTATGTGCGGCCGGAATGCCGCGGCCGAGGCTACGGCAGGGCGTTGCTGGGATGCCTGGCGAGGCTTGCCGTGGAGCGCGGCTGCGGGCGCCTGGAGTGGGCGGTGCTCAACTGGAACGAGCCGGCCATCGGCTTCTACGAATCCCTTGATGCCCGTCCCATGGACGACTGGACGGTCTACCGGCTGACCGGCGAGCCCCTGCAGCGCCTCTCCGACGCCTTCGAAAAAGGGGAGGGGAGTCCATGA